The following proteins come from a genomic window of Stigmatopora nigra isolate UIUO_SnigA chromosome 9, RoL_Snig_1.1, whole genome shotgun sequence:
- the LOC144201693 gene encoding neuropilin-1a-like: MSHGARVEAFWVVLFTHFIILATSLTQTDKCGGAIDIHSPGYLTSPRYPGAYPPSQHCAWVIRAPEQGQKILINFNPHFDLEDRECKYDYVEVYNGADDLAPMVGKFCGKIAPSPIISSGDQLLIKFVSDYETHGAGFSVRYEVFKTGQECSRNFTAPSGVIRTPGYPDKYPNNLECTFMIFAPKMSEILVEFDSFDMEPDTTPPPGALCRYDFLEIWDGYPAVGPHIGRYCGQNTPGRVLSYTGILSMTITTDTAITKDGFSANYTIRDTRSTQQDFSCTEALGMESGEISSEQITASSQYNSNWSPERSRLNYRENGWTPSDDTIREWIQVDLGFLRFLTAISTQGAISKETKKHYFVRSYKVDLSSNGEDWVTVKDGSKQKIFQGNHNPTDEVRVFLPKQTLARYVRIRPMSWEQGICMRFELYGCRTSDYPCSGMLGMLSGQISDGQISASSYANRGWVAENARLLTGRSGWTGHQTKQPFRNEWLQVDLGQDKMLSGVVIQGGKHYDKNVFMKKFKVGYSLDGEEWTFVNEDNATKPKIFSGNQNHDTPELRSLAPVLTRYVRIYPERATSEGVGLRLELLGCEVDEITTTASPTTLVPSTLPSSTMGGTTTFPQTVPFTTSQTNTNSKAPIDDDFVTAEGVTSTDPIVDFIPDYLWFACNFDFASFCGWTTETGSGGEWLIQTGSGTPAARRMPTLDHMGHVGNFILMHLTTSPYENDEDAERMARLSSLPVTAPHVDLCLSFWYHMLGQHPGVLRIRQEVDQELDEGRRSILWTVSGHQGVRWREGRVLLPRSSQSYRVVVEGVADRQSTGHMAVDDIRILDVLDADHCKDPQVPPSPPTQIIILPMDPLAEESSEPSSVSEADDVLKTLDPILITIIAMSALGVLVGAVCGVVLYCACSHAAMTERNLSALENYNFELVDGVKLKKDKINAHANYSEA, from the exons ATGTCGCACGGGGCGCGTGTTGAGGCGTTCTGGGTCGTCCTTTTCACGCACTTCATCATACTGGCGACTTCACTCACGCAAACTG ACAAGTGCGGCGGAGCCATCGACATCCATTCCCCGGGGTACCTGACCTCCCCGCGGTACCCCGGCGCCTACCCACCATCGCAGCATTGCGCCTGGGTGATCAGGGCACCCGAACAGGGCCAGAAGATCCTCATTAACTTCAACCCACATTTTGACCTGGAGGACCGAGAGTGCAA GTACGATTATGTTGAAGTGTACAATGGCGCGGATGATCTGGCACCCATGGTGGGCAAGTTCTGTGGCAAAATCGCACCCTCACCAATCATCTCCAGCGGCGATCAACTCCTCATCAAGTTTGTCTCCGACTACGAGACGCACGGAGCCGGTTTCTCTGTGCGCTATGAAGTTTTCAAGACAG GTCAGGAATGTTCTAGAAATTTCACCGCTCCCTCGGGGGTCATCAGAACGCCCGGCTACCCCGACAAGTACCCCAATAACCTGGAGTGCACCTTCATGATCTTCGCCCCCAAGATGTCAGAGATCTTGGTGGAGTTTGACAGCTTTGACATGGAACCCGACACTACGCCACCACCGGGGGCACTGTGCCGCTATGACTTTCTGGAGATTTGGGATGGATACCCCGCAG TGGGTCCTCACATCGGCCGCTACTGTGGGCAGAATACTCCAGGACGTGTTCTCTCCTACACTGGCATCTTGTCCATGACAATCACTACCGACACAGCCATCACCAAGGATGGCTTCTCTGCCAACTACACCATTAGGGATACAAGAAGCACGCAACAAG ACTTCTCGTGCACGGAGGCTCTGGGGATGGAGTCGGGCGAGATTTCCTCGGAACAGATCACCGCCTCTTCGCAGTACAACAGTAACTGGTCGCCGGAACGCTCGCGCCTCAACTATCGCGAGAACGGTTGGACGCCATCGGACGACACCATACGTGAGTGGATACAG GTGGACCTGGGCTTTCTGAGGTTCTTAACAGCCATCAGCACACAGGGAGCCATCTCCAAAGAGACCAAGAAGCACTACTTTGTTCGTTCCTACAAGGTGGACCTGAGCTCTAACGGAGAGGACTGGGTGACGGTGAAAGATGGCTCTAAACAAAAG ATTTTCCAGGGTAACCACAATCCAACAGACGAAGTTCGTGTCTTCCTGCCTAAGCAGACTTTAGCCCGCTACGTACGCATCCGGCCCATGTCCTGGGAACAAGGGATCTGCATGCGTTTCGAACTCTACGGCTGTAGAACCTCAG ACTACCCGTGTTCCGGAATGCTGGGGATGTTGTCCGGCCAGATCTCGGACGGACAGATCAGCGCCTCGTCCTATGCCAACCGGGGCTGGGTTGCCGAGAACGCCCGATTGTTGACGGGCAGGTCGGGGTGGACGGGCCATCAGACTAAGCAACCCTTCAGGAACGAATGGCTGCAG gTGGACCTGGGACAGGACAAAATGCTGAGTGGCGTGGTGATTCAAGGTGGGAAGCACTACGACAAGAATGTCTTCATGAAGAAGTTCAAAGTGGGATACAGTCTGGACGGAGAAGAATGGACCTTTGTCAATGAGGACAACGCCACAAAGCCCAAG ATCTTCTCAGGCAATCAGAATCACGACACACCTGAGCTGCGATCACTGGCTCCTGTACTGACCCGTTACGTCCGGATCTACCCGGAAAGAGCTACTTCGGAAGGGGTTGGTCTACGGTTGGAGTTGCTGGGCTGCGAAGTGGATG AAATCACAACTACAGCCTCGCCAACCACTCTAGTCCCATCCACGCTTCCTTCTAGCACAATGGGTGGGACCACCACATTTCCCCAAACGGTGCCCTTCACTACCAGTCAGACCAACACCAATTCGAAGGCTCCCATAGATGACGACTTTGTGACAG CAGAAGGTGTCACATCCACTGACCCTATAGTGGACTTCATACCAG ACTACTTGTGGTTCGCCTGCAATTTCGACTTCGCCTCTTTCTGCGGTTGGACCACGGAAACGGGCTCGGGTGGCGAGTGGCTGATCCAGACCGGCTCGGGAACTCCGGCCGCACGCAGGATGCCCACATTGGACCACATGG GTCATGTGGGAAATTTCATCCTGATGCATCTAACAACTTCACCCTATGAAAATGATGAGGATGCAGAGCGAATGGCTAGGCTGTCCAGTCTTCCTGTGACGGCTCCCCACGTCGACCTATGCTTGTCCTTCTGGTACCACATGCTGGGCCAGCACCCAGGGGTGCTCCGCATAAGACAGGAGGTGGATCAAGAGCTAGATGAAGGGAGACGGAGCATCCTTTGGACGGTCAGTGGACACCAAGGAGTGCGATGGAGGGAAGGACGAGTTTTACTACCCAGATCCAGTCAGTCTTATAGA GTGGTGGTGGAAGGCGTGGCGGACAGACAGAGCACAGGTCACATGGCTGTTGACGACATCCGTATTTTGGACGTGCTCGATGCAGACCACTGTAAAG ATCCGCAAGTCCCTCCTTCTCCTCCCACACAGATCATCATCTTAC CGATGGACCCGCTGGCCGAGGAGTCGAGTGAGCCGAGCAGTGTGAGTGAGGCGGACGACGTACTGAAAACCCTGGACCCCATCCTGATCACCATCATCGCCATGTCTGCCCTCGGCGTCCTGGTGGGCGCCGTTTGCGGCGTGGTGCTATATTGCGCCTGTTCGCACGCGGCCATGACCGAGCGCAACCTCTCAGCGCTGGAGAACTACAACTTTGAGCTGGTAGATGGCGTCAAGCTGAAGAAAGACAAGATCAACGCGCACGCCAATTACTCAGAGGCGTGA